One window of the Limisphaera ngatamarikiensis genome contains the following:
- the dapB gene encoding 4-hydroxy-tetrahydrodipicolinate reductase encodes MEATVRIILHGARGRMGRAILNVVGQHPGVTIGAEVDQGDDLAAALEHGDVLVDFSVPAATERMLTLCAARGVPVVLGTTGHEEEGRRKIRETAAVIPIVWASNFSTGVNLLFWLTERAAEILGSGYDVEIVEMHHRHKQDAPSGTARTLAEILAAVRRAQWDRDIRYGRQGLVGPRRPEEIGVHAVRGGDVVGDHTVIFAAPGERVELVHRASSRETFAHGALRAARWIKGRPAGLYDMRDVLGLRVRS; translated from the coding sequence ATGGAGGCGACGGTGCGAATCATTTTGCATGGGGCCCGCGGCCGGATGGGTCGGGCGATTTTGAACGTCGTGGGGCAGCACCCCGGGGTCACGATTGGTGCGGAAGTGGATCAGGGGGACGACCTGGCGGCTGCCTTGGAGCATGGCGACGTTCTTGTGGATTTCAGTGTGCCCGCCGCCACGGAGCGAATGCTGACCTTGTGTGCGGCCCGGGGCGTGCCCGTGGTGTTGGGGACCACGGGGCATGAAGAGGAGGGCCGCCGCAAAATCCGCGAGACCGCCGCGGTCATACCCATTGTGTGGGCGTCGAATTTTTCCACGGGCGTGAACCTGCTGTTTTGGCTGACGGAACGCGCGGCGGAGATTCTGGGTTCAGGGTATGACGTGGAGATTGTGGAGATGCACCACCGGCACAAGCAGGATGCCCCCAGTGGCACGGCCCGGACGTTGGCGGAGATCCTGGCAGCGGTGCGGCGGGCGCAGTGGGATCGGGACATTCGTTACGGTCGGCAGGGGCTGGTGGGGCCGCGCCGACCGGAGGAGATTGGTGTGCATGCGGTGCGCGGGGGTGACGTGGTGGGGGATCACACGGTGATCTTTGCCGCGCCGGGCGAGCGGGTGGAGCTGGTCCACCGCGCTTCGAGCCGTGAGACCTTCGCGCACGGGGCCCTGCGCGCGGCGCGATGGATCAAGGGCCGGCCCGCCGGGCTGTATGACATGAGGGATGTGTTGGGCCTGCGTGTCCGGTCGTGA